The region GCTCCGCCGCGTCCTGATCCCCCTCTCTGTACCCATGGCAGTCAAGGAAAGGGTCGGCACCGTCGTCAGCGACAAGATGGAAAAAACGGTGGTGGTGGCGGTGGAAAGCCGCTTCCCCCATCCCATCTATCAAAAGACGGTCAGCCGCACCACCCGTTACAAAGCCCACGACGAAGACAACTCCTGTCGCGTCGGAGACCGTGTTCGCATCACGGAAACCCGTCCGATGAGCCGGCACAAGCGCTGGACCATCGCCGAGGTCCTGAGCCACAGCCCGAAAGCTGACAAATCAGCCGAGAGCGCTGCTCCAGCACCTGAGGCTGCGGCCAAGGAGGTGAGCGAATGATCCAGCAGGAGAGCTATCTGAGCGTCGCCGACAACAGCGGCGCCAAGCGCATCCAGTGCATCCGTGTGCTGGGCACCAACCGTCGCTACGCCCACGTGGGCGATGTGATCGTTGCCGCCGTGAAGGACGCCATGCCCAACATGGGCGTGAAGAAGTCCGATGTGGTGAAAGCCGTGGTGGTTCGCACCAAGGCAACCCTTCGCCGCGACACCGGCAACTCCATCCGGTTCGACGACAACGCAGCGGTGATCATCAACGCTGACAACAACCCCAAAGGCACCCGCGTCTTCGGACCGGTGGCCCGTGAATTGCGCGAGCGCAACTTCACGAAAATCGTGTCCCTCGCTCCGGAGGTGATCTGACCATGGCCACCGCAACCAGCAAGGCCAAGCCCAGCGATCGCATCAAGATGCGCATCCGCAAAGGCGACACCGTTCAGGTGATCGCCGGCAAGGACAAGGGCAAGACCGGCGAGGTGCTGCGCACCCTGCCCAACGAGAACCGCGTGATCGTGGAAGGCGTCAACATGCGCACCCGCCACGAGAAGCCCACCCAGGAAGGTGAGACCGGACGCATCGTCAATGAGGAAGCATCCCTGCATGCCTCCAACGTGATGCTCTATTCCACCGCCAAGAAGGTGGCCAGCCGCGTCGAGATCGTCGTCGAAAAGGACGGCAGCAAGAAGCGCAAGCTCAAGAAAACCGGTGAAGTCCTCGACTGAACCCGACTTCTGACCAAGCCCAGAAGCACCCCACATCCCCCATGTCACTCAAGAAGCGCTATAGGGAGACCATTCAGCCCAAGCTGCAGAAGGATCTCTCCCTCACCAACATCCACGAAGTCCCCAAGGTGGTGAAAGTCACCGTCAACCGGGGCCTCGGCGAAGCCGCCGCCAACGCCAAGTCCCTTGAGGCCTCGGTGAACGAGCTGGCACAGATCACCGGCCAGAAAGTGGTCGTCACCCGTGCCAAGAAGGCAATCGCCGCCTTCAAAATTCGCCAGGGCATGCCGATCGGTTGTGCCGTCACCCTGCGCGGTGACCGGATGTATGCGTTCCTGGAGCGCCTGATCAACCTGGCGCTGCCCCGCATCCGCGACTTCCGCGGGGTGAGCCCGAAGAGCTTTGACGGGCGCGGCAACTACACCCTGGGGGTGCGGGAGCAGATCATTTTTCCTGAGATCTCCTTCGACAAGATCGATGCCATCCGTGGCATGGACATCACCATCGTGACCACCGCCCGTTCAGACGAAGAGGGCCGGGCCCTCCTCCGCGAGATGGGAATGCCGTTCCAGAGCAACTGAGCCCTCCCCGTCGACACCTATGGCCAACCACGACCCAATTTCCGACATGCTCACCCGCATTCGCAATGCGAGTGAGAAGCGTCACGAGACCACCAAGATCCCTGCATCCCGCATGACCCGCAGCATCGCCAAGGTGCTGCAGCAGGAGGGCTTCATCTCCGAGATCAGCGAACAGGGCGAAGGCGTGCGCACCGAACTGGTGCTCTCCCTCAAGTACAGCGGCAAGCACCGGCTGCCCACCATCCGCTCCATGCAGCGGGTGAGCAAGCCAGGTCTGCGCATCTACAAGAACACCCGTGGCCTGCCCAAGGTCCTCGGCGGTCTTGGCGTTGCGATCATCTCCACCTCCAAAGGTGTGATGAGTGATCGCGATGCCCGCCGCGAGGGCGTCGGGGGCGAGGTGCTCTGTTACGTCTACTGATCCGGAGCTCAACCATGTCACGCATCGGCAAAAATCCTGTTCCCGTACCCGACAAGGTGACCGTCTCCCTCGACGGCCTCACCGTGAAGGTCAAGGGACCGAAGGGCGAACTGGAACGCACCCTTCCTGATGGCGTCAGCGTCAGCCAAGACAACAACTGCATCGTGGTGGCTCCATCCACCAGCAAGCGCTTCTCCCGTGAACGCCACGGCCTGTGCCGCACCCTCGTCGCCAACATGATCGAGGGCGTCAACAACGGCTACAGCAAGAGCCTCGAAATCGTGGGCGTGGGTTCGAGGGCCCAGGTCAAAGGCAAGACCCTCGTGGTCAGCGCCGGCTACAGCCACCCCGTTGAAATGGAGCCACCTGAGGGCATCACCTTCAAGGTGGAAAACAACACCAAGGTGATCGTCTCCGGAATCGACAAGGAACTGGTGGGCAACGAGGCCGCCAAAGTCCGCGCCATCCGCCCGCCCGAGCCCTACAAGGGCAAGGGCATCAAGTACGAAGGCGAGCGCATCATGCGCAAGGCGGGCAAGTCCGGCAAGAAATAAGCCTTGTCCTGACGTTCCTCTCCCTTACCCACCATGTCCAAACTGTCCCGCAAACAGCAGACGCAGAAACGCCACCGGCGCCTGCGTCGCCACCTCACCGGCACCTCCGACCGTCCGCGGCTGGCGGTGTTCCGCTCCAACAATCACATCTACGTCCAGGTCATCGACGACGACGCTCAGAGCACCCTGTGCTCGGCCTCGACCGTTGACAAAGAGCTGCGTGCTGGCCTTGATGCCAACGGCGGCAGCTGTGATGCATCCGTCGCCGTTGGCGAACTGGTCGCCAAGCGCGCCATCGCCAAGGGGATCCAAAGCGTGGTCTTCGACCGTGGCGGCAACCTGTACCACGGCCGGATCAAGGCCTTAGCCGATGCCGCCCGGGAAGCGGGCCTTCAGTTCTGATTCCTGCTTACCCATGACAGATTCCTCCCCCCAGTCCAACCCCAACGCGGTGCCAGGCGCCGCCGATGTCCCCGCAGCCGCGGAGGGCCAGCAACAGGAACAGCGTCGCGGCGGTGGCCGTGGTGAACGTGGTGACCGCCGCGGCGGACGCCGCGGTGATCGACGCAATCAAGAGCGCGACTCCGAATGGCAGGAGCGCGTGGTGCAGATCCGCCGCGTCTCCAAGACCGTCAAGGGCGGCAAGAAGATGAGCTTCCGGGCCATCGTCGTTGTCGGCAACGAGAAAGGACAAGTCGGCGTCGGTGTCGGCAAGGCCGGTGATGTGATCGGTGCTGTCCGCAAGGGCGTCGCCGATGGCAAGAAGCACCTGGTCAAGGTGCCGCTCACCCGTCACAACTCGATCCCGACCCTCTCCAATGGCCGTGACGGTGCCGCCAGCGTGCTGATCCGTCCCGCCGCCCCCGGTACCGGTGTGATTGCGGGCGGCTCGATCCGCACCGTGCTCGAGCTGGCCGGCATCAAGAATGTCCTGGCCAAGCGTCTGGGCAGCAAGACCCCCCTCAACAACGCCCGGGCTGCCATGGTGGCCCTGTCGCTTCTCCGCACCCACAAGGAGACGGCCAAGGAACGGGGAATCTCCCTCGAACAGATCTACTCCTGATTCGCGATGACGACTCTCCGACTCGAATCCCTCAAAGCCAACAAGGGCGCCCGTCGCCGCAAATTGCGCAAGGGCCGCGGCATCGCCGCCGGCCAGGGCGCCAGCTGCGGCTTCGGCATGCGTGGCCAGAAATCCCGCTCCGGCCGTCCCACCCGCCCAGGTTTTGAAGGTGGCCAGATGCCGCTCTACCGCCGGGTGCCGAAGCTCAAGCACTTCCCCCTGGTCAACCCCAAGCACTTCACAGTGCTCAACGTCTCGGCTCTCAACAGCCTCAAGGACGGCAGCACAGTGAACCTGGACTCCCTCGTCAAAGATGGGGTTGTCACCAGTCCGAAGCATCCCCTGAAGATTCTCGGCAACGGTGATCTGACGGCCAAGAAGCTGACTGTTCAGGCCGCTGCCTTCACCGCATCAGCCCGCACCAAAATCGAAGCCGCCGGCGGCAGCTGCGAAACCCTCGACTGATCCGGCCGGGTTCACCGTCCGTCAGCCCTAAGGTCTGAGCCGTCCGCTGGATGTCAATCCACGGGCGGCTTTGCTGCATTCAGCCCACCCCATTCTTCCTGTCCATGCTCGTCAGTCGGGGCCGCAATCCCAACGCCGCCGAAGTCATCAGCCAGCTGATCGGCAACTCGGGCCTGCGCAATCGAGTGCTCACCACCCTGAGCCTGTTACTGCTGGTGCGTCTCGGCATCTACATCCCCATCCCAGGGATCGACCGCGAGGCCTTTGCCAGCTTCATCGAGCAGGGCGGCTCCCTGCTGGGTTTCCTCGACATCTTCACCGGCGGGGGAATCTCGACCCTCGGCGTTTTCGCGCTTGGAATCCTTCCGTTCATCAACGCCTCGATCATCCTGCAGCTCCTGACGGCATCCCTGCCACAGCTGGAGGATCTGCAGAAGAACGAGGGGGAAGCCGGTCGGCGCAAGATTGCCCAGATCACGCGCTACGTCGCCCTGGGCTGGGGCCTGATCCAGAGCGTCGTCTTCGCCATGATCCTGCGCCAGTACGCCCTGGAAGGAATCAGCGAGGTGGTGTTCGTGGTCCAGACCGCGCTGTGTCTGGTCACCGGATCAATGGTGGTGATGTGGCTGAGCGAGGTGATCACCGAACGGGGCATCGGCCAGGGGGCATCGCTGGTGATCTTCTTAAACATTGTGGGAACGCTGCCCCGCACCCTTGGCGCCACGATCGAGGCGGCTCAGACCGGTGACCGCAACACCGTTCTGGGCATCGTCGTGCTGGTGCTGGTCTTCCTTGTCACCATTGTTGGCATCATCTTTGTGCAGGAGGGTGCACGTCGCATCCCCATCGTCAGTGCCAAACGCCAGGTCGGGGGTGCCGGTGTCGGGGTTCTGCCAACCCGTCAGAGCTATCTGCCGTTGAAGCTCAATGCCGGCGGCGTCATGCCAATCATTTTCGCTTCAGCGGTGATCTTCCTCCCCGTCACGATTGCCAATTTCACCAAGAACGAGTGGTTGATCCGGGGAGCCAGCCTGCTGAACCCAGGCGCCGCCAACCCATGGCCCTATGCCTTGGCCTTCTTCGCCTTAATCCTCGGATTCGCTTATTTCTACGCATCACTGACGGTGAACCCGACCGATATCGCCTCCAATTTGAAAAAGGGCGGCGTTGCGATCCCTGGGGTGCGTCCTGGCAGTGCCACTGCCACCTATTTGTCCGGTGTTCAGAATCGGCTCACCCTCCTGGGCGGCCTGTTCTTGGGAAGCGTCGCAATCATCCCCGCAGCGGTGGAGCGCGCCACCAATGTGCAGACCTTCCAGGGCCTGGGTGCCACCTCATTGCTGATCCTCGTGGGTGTGGCCATCGACACCGCCAAACAGGTGCAGACCTACGTGATCTCCCAGCGCTACGAAGGGCTGGTGCGTCAGTGATCAACAGAGGCGGCAAGCCCCTGTTTCCTTTTTCGCTCTCTATTCGCACACACCAATGAAATCCCGTCTCCTCTTCCTTGGCCCCCCTGGAGCAGGAAAGGGCACCCAGGCAGCACGCCTGTGCAACGCCAACGGCATGAGCCATCTCTCCACCGGTGATTTGTTGCGATCGGAGGTCGTAGCCGGCACAGCCCTGGGCCAGGAGGCCGAAGCGGTGATGAACCGTGGGGAACTGGTCAGCGATGCCCTGGTGCTTGCGATCGTGGAAAGCCAGTTGAAGGGATTGTCCAGCGGAGGCTGGCTCCTGGACGGGTTTCCCCGCACCGTGCCTCAGGCCGATGCCCTCGAACCGCTGCTCGACGAACTCAAGCAACCGATTGAAGCCGTGGTGCTGCTTGAGCTGGACGATGCCGTGCTGATCGAGCGTCTGCTCGCCCGTGGCCGCGACGACGACAATGAAGCGGTCATCCGCAATCGCCTGGAGGTCTACCGAGAGAAGACCTCACCCCTGATCAGCTTCTATCGGGACAAAGGCCTGCTGGTGTCGGTTGAAGCGAACGGCTCCGTGGAGGAGATCACCGAGCGGATTACCAATGTGCTGAGTTGACCCGCGTGGTAGGATTGCTGTTTGGAAATTTGGAGAGCCACGCCTCATGAAGGTGCGCGCTTCAGTCAAGAAAATGTGCGACAAGTGCCGGGTGATCCGTCGCCACGGCCGGGTCATGGTGATCTGCACCAACCCGAAGCACAAGCAGCGCCAGGGCTGACAACCAGCCCACGTCAGACCTGAACGGATCTTCGAATCCCTGCTTCCGGCCTGCACTGCATCAATCACCGCCTCCACTGCAATGGAGGCCTTTGTCCCTCTCATTTGAATCTTCGTGGCACGGATCGCCGGCGTTGACATTCCCCGCGACAAGCGGATTGAAGTGTCCCTCACTTACATCTATGGAGTCGGCCCGACACGGGCTCGCACCATCCTGGCTCAGACCGGTGTGAACCCCGACGTCCGGGTCAAGGATCTTGAGGACGGTGACCTTCAGAAACTGCGCAACGCCGCCGACGAGTTCACCCTCGAGGGCGATCTGCGCCGGCAGGAGGGCATGGCCCTGAAGCGTCTGCAGGACATCGGCTGCGTGCGCGGACGTCGTCATCGCATGAGCCTGCCTGTGCGTGGCCAGCGCACACGGACCAATGCCCGCACCCGTCGTGGCGCGCGCAAGACAGTGGCCGGCAAGAAGAAGTAAGCCCCCCCTCGTCCTTTACACGACCGTTCCCGGCCCATGGCCAAACCCGCCAAGAAAACAGGCCCCAAGAAGGCCAAACGCAACGTCCCGAACGGCGTTGCCCACATCCAAAGCACCTTCAACAACACGATCGTGTCGATCACCGACACGTCTGGCGAAGTCATCTCCTGGTCATCCGCTGGTGCCAGCGGCTTCAAGGGTGCCCGCAAAGGCACACCCTTCGCTGCCCAGACGGCGGCAGAAGCAGCGGCACGTCGAGCACTTGATCAAGGCATGCGCCAGATCGAGGTGCTGGTGAAGGGGCCTGGATCCGGTCGTGAGACCGCAATTCGAG is a window of Synechococcus sp. A15-24 DNA encoding:
- the rplF gene encoding 50S ribosomal protein L6, yielding MSRIGKNPVPVPDKVTVSLDGLTVKVKGPKGELERTLPDGVSVSQDNNCIVVAPSTSKRFSRERHGLCRTLVANMIEGVNNGYSKSLEIVGVGSRAQVKGKTLVVSAGYSHPVEMEPPEGITFKVENNTKVIVSGIDKELVGNEAAKVRAIRPPEPYKGKGIKYEGERIMRKAGKSGKK
- the rplN gene encoding 50S ribosomal protein L14, with product MIQQESYLSVADNSGAKRIQCIRVLGTNRRYAHVGDVIVAAVKDAMPNMGVKKSDVVKAVVVRTKATLRRDTGNSIRFDDNAAVIINADNNPKGTRVFGPVARELRERNFTKIVSLAPEVI
- the rplR gene encoding 50S ribosomal protein L18; this encodes MSKLSRKQQTQKRHRRLRRHLTGTSDRPRLAVFRSNNHIYVQVIDDDAQSTLCSASTVDKELRAGLDANGGSCDASVAVGELVAKRAIAKGIQSVVFDRGGNLYHGRIKALADAAREAGLQF
- the rpsQ gene encoding 30S ribosomal protein S17 — translated: MAVKERVGTVVSDKMEKTVVVAVESRFPHPIYQKTVSRTTRYKAHDEDNSCRVGDRVRITETRPMSRHKRWTIAEVLSHSPKADKSAESAAPAPEAAAKEVSE
- the rpsH gene encoding 30S ribosomal protein S8 encodes the protein MANHDPISDMLTRIRNASEKRHETTKIPASRMTRSIAKVLQQEGFISEISEQGEGVRTELVLSLKYSGKHRLPTIRSMQRVSKPGLRIYKNTRGLPKVLGGLGVAIISTSKGVMSDRDARREGVGGEVLCYVY
- the rpmJ gene encoding 50S ribosomal protein L36 → MKVRASVKKMCDKCRVIRRHGRVMVICTNPKHKQRQG
- the rpsE gene encoding 30S ribosomal protein S5 — its product is MTDSSPQSNPNAVPGAADVPAAAEGQQQEQRRGGGRGERGDRRGGRRGDRRNQERDSEWQERVVQIRRVSKTVKGGKKMSFRAIVVVGNEKGQVGVGVGKAGDVIGAVRKGVADGKKHLVKVPLTRHNSIPTLSNGRDGAASVLIRPAAPGTGVIAGGSIRTVLELAGIKNVLAKRLGSKTPLNNARAAMVALSLLRTHKETAKERGISLEQIYS
- a CDS encoding adenylate kinase, with the translated sequence MKSRLLFLGPPGAGKGTQAARLCNANGMSHLSTGDLLRSEVVAGTALGQEAEAVMNRGELVSDALVLAIVESQLKGLSSGGWLLDGFPRTVPQADALEPLLDELKQPIEAVVLLELDDAVLIERLLARGRDDDNEAVIRNRLEVYREKTSPLISFYRDKGLLVSVEANGSVEEITERITNVLS
- the rpsM gene encoding 30S ribosomal protein S13, whose protein sequence is MARIAGVDIPRDKRIEVSLTYIYGVGPTRARTILAQTGVNPDVRVKDLEDGDLQKLRNAADEFTLEGDLRRQEGMALKRLQDIGCVRGRRHRMSLPVRGQRTRTNARTRRGARKTVAGKKK
- the rplE gene encoding 50S ribosomal protein L5; this translates as MSLKKRYRETIQPKLQKDLSLTNIHEVPKVVKVTVNRGLGEAAANAKSLEASVNELAQITGQKVVVTRAKKAIAAFKIRQGMPIGCAVTLRGDRMYAFLERLINLALPRIRDFRGVSPKSFDGRGNYTLGVREQIIFPEISFDKIDAIRGMDITIVTTARSDEEGRALLREMGMPFQSN
- the rplX gene encoding 50S ribosomal protein L24; the protein is MATATSKAKPSDRIKMRIRKGDTVQVIAGKDKGKTGEVLRTLPNENRVIVEGVNMRTRHEKPTQEGETGRIVNEEASLHASNVMLYSTAKKVASRVEIVVEKDGSKKRKLKKTGEVLD
- the rpsK gene encoding 30S ribosomal protein S11 → MAKPAKKTGPKKAKRNVPNGVAHIQSTFNNTIVSITDTSGEVISWSSAGASGFKGARKGTPFAAQTAAEAAARRALDQGMRQIEVLVKGPGSGRETAIRALQVAGLEITLIRDVTPLPHNGCRRPKRRRV
- the secY gene encoding preprotein translocase subunit SecY, which translates into the protein MLVSRGRNPNAAEVISQLIGNSGLRNRVLTTLSLLLLVRLGIYIPIPGIDREAFASFIEQGGSLLGFLDIFTGGGISTLGVFALGILPFINASIILQLLTASLPQLEDLQKNEGEAGRRKIAQITRYVALGWGLIQSVVFAMILRQYALEGISEVVFVVQTALCLVTGSMVVMWLSEVITERGIGQGASLVIFLNIVGTLPRTLGATIEAAQTGDRNTVLGIVVLVLVFLVTIVGIIFVQEGARRIPIVSAKRQVGGAGVGVLPTRQSYLPLKLNAGGVMPIIFASAVIFLPVTIANFTKNEWLIRGASLLNPGAANPWPYALAFFALILGFAYFYASLTVNPTDIASNLKKGGVAIPGVRPGSATATYLSGVQNRLTLLGGLFLGSVAIIPAAVERATNVQTFQGLGATSLLILVGVAIDTAKQVQTYVISQRYEGLVRQ
- the rplO gene encoding 50S ribosomal protein L15, with product MTTLRLESLKANKGARRRKLRKGRGIAAGQGASCGFGMRGQKSRSGRPTRPGFEGGQMPLYRRVPKLKHFPLVNPKHFTVLNVSALNSLKDGSTVNLDSLVKDGVVTSPKHPLKILGNGDLTAKKLTVQAAAFTASARTKIEAAGGSCETLD